One Choloepus didactylus isolate mChoDid1 chromosome 8, mChoDid1.pri, whole genome shotgun sequence DNA window includes the following coding sequences:
- the LOC119542928 gene encoding basic proline-rich protein-like, protein MGEGTPPLPTSAPHSSFSAPSVSPFPPPAPVLPPPSRALPPLAFILLSPPLQPPLPSPSPLLSSQLPPAPPLGSPSRRAAPPYKRVPCPGAAAAGRRQLCWCGGDEPRTERPRPERAGHRPHRPSARPPDGRNPAGLRSRPTPAPPRAPLPPLAETQLAERPPLPLSPLPPPPRQVPAAATLRRPGPLRPGPGTPAPRQLRPRPRHHVREERGGSGRVERQGPEGEEREGGGEGKPERTKERSGGGGGERS, encoded by the exons ATGGGGGAAG GaaccccaccccttcccaccTCCGCGCCCCACTCCTCTTTCTCCGCGCCGTCAGTCTCTCCATTTCCCCCTCCCGCTCCcgtcctccctcccccctctcgTGCTCTCCCTCCCCTCGCTTTCATCCTCCTATCCCCACCTCTCCAACCTCCTCTTCcatccccctcccctctcctctcctcccagctCCCGCCTGCCCCACCCCTAGGAAGCCCCTCCCGTCGGGCAGCGCCGCCTTATAAGCGGGTTCCCTGCCCGGGGGCGGCAGCGGCTGGTCGGCGGCAGCTCTGCTGGTGCGGGGGCGACGAGCCGAGGACCGAGCGACCGCGGCCGGAGCGCGCCGGCCACCGCCCGCACCGCCCTTCCGCCCGCCCTCCGGACGGCCGCAACCCTGCGGGTCTCCGCTCCAGacccacccccgccccaccccgcGCGCCTCTGCCGCCTCTTGCAGAGACCCAGCTTGCTGAGCGGCCGCCGCTGCCGCTGTcgccgctgccgccgccaccGCGCCAGGTTCCGGCCGCGGCCACTCTCCGCCGTCCAGGGCCCCTCCGTCCCGGCCCCGGGACCCCGGCTCCCCGCCAGctccggccccggccccggcacCATGTCAGAGAAGAGCGTGGAGGCAGCGGCCGAGTTGAGCGCCAAG GacctgaaggagaagaaagagaaggtggAGGAGAAGGCAAGCcggaaagaacgaaagaaagaagtGGTGGAG GAGGAGGAGAACGGAgctga
- the MLF2 gene encoding myeloid leukemia factor 2, which yields MFRFMRDAEPEDPMFLMDPFAIHRQHMSRMLSGGFGYSPFLSITDGNMPGTRPASRRMQAGAVSPFGMLGMSGGFMDMFGMMNDMIGNMEHMTAGGNCQTFSSSTVISYSNTGDGAPKVYQETSEMRSAPGGIRETRRTVRDSDSGLEQMSIGHHIRDRAHILQRSRNHRTGDQEERQDYINLDESEAAAFDDEWRRETSRFRQQRPLEFRRHEASGGGGRRAEGPPRLAIQGPEDSPSRQSRRYDW from the exons ATGTTCCGCTTCATGAGGGACGCAGAGCCTGAGGATCCCATGTTTCTGAT GGACCCTTTTGCTATTCATCGTCAGCATATGAGCCGTATGTTGTCAGGTGGCTTTGGATATAGTCCCTTCCTCAGCATCACAGATGGCAACATGCCAGGGACCAGGCCTGCCAGCCGCAGGATGCAG GCTGGGGCTGTCTCCCCCTTCGGGATGCTGGGAATG tcAGGTGGCTTCATGGACatgtttgggatgatgaatgaCATGATCGGGAACATG GAACACATGACAGCTGGAGGTAACTGCCAGACCTTCTCATCCTCCACTGTGATCTCCTACTCCAATACGGGGGACGGTGCCCCCAAGGTCTACCAGGAGACATCAGAGATGCGCTCAGCACCAGGAGGG ATCCGAGAGACACGGAGGACTGTGCGGGACTCGGACAGTGGACTAGAGCAGATGTCCATTGGGCATCACATCCGAGACAGGGCTCACATCCTGCAGCGCTCCCGAAATCACCGCACGGGGGACCAGGAGGAGCGGCAGGACTATATTAACCTGGATGAGA GCGAGGCTGCAGCATTTGATGACGAGTGGCGGAGGGAGACATCCCGGTTCCGGCAGCAACGCCCTCTGGAATTTCGACGGCATGAGGCTTCAGGGGGTGGGGGCCGGAGGGCTGAGGGGCCTCCCCGCCTGGCTATACAGGGACCCGAGGACTCCCCCTCCCGACAGTCTCGCCGCTATGACTGGTGA